A single region of the Geobacillus subterraneus genome encodes:
- a CDS encoding IucA/IucC family protein, which translates to MSTRLFAPTAPMTLYPHEQECAQFIRKRFPDRLPAYFRHVERARTTMLQRTVAALLREDVFGLHSRSYNLQVIGSVYITNWHGLTPEWEPAVRQLPAAHLQEGIMYKLFPVAPGQCLLIPIRGESAFRQCDVGEEVVWIGEGIQTVRDALSFLSLLTPLIKAAGEEQAWAQLAKELENGTANLALAYWHFEETCRMMRTEADDLFAYIEQRQSDPSFCPTLFFEQLCIEGHPLHPGAKTKLPMSAEDVFAYSAEFGGAPQLPIVAVRRNLCDFRFDGYEDPNAFLLDRFPSLRRPVAERFRQANKQLEDYVLVPVHPWQYGHIIPDVYREELRDGRLWLIEGVTIPAQATASFRTVLAKEAPLYIKTAVHSQMTSTVRSISPQSANNGAAYSRLFRTIMERENILSGIFLPVCEIGGCSFRSEDPKKARNLSVIYREGLGRFIGEGEVAIAGTALYAPSPFSGQTIIVEIIEAYASGCGRPSSHETALSFLHEYAAIAVRGFLTLLVKYGIGLEGHLQNTVPVFRQGKPVKLLFRDWGGIRLYRPRLTRQGLEIDVRPDSITVTDDLREVQNKVFYTVFQNQLGEIIRHISRRWGIAEEQGWACVRRQCDAVFAELAKDPSLTFAVDEDRQALYRPLVDHKALTKMRLQPEAKTYCFVSVPNPLATNR; encoded by the coding sequence ATGAGCACCCGTTTATTCGCCCCGACGGCTCCTATGACGCTCTATCCGCACGAGCAGGAATGTGCACAATTCATCCGGAAACGGTTCCCTGACCGGCTTCCTGCTTACTTCCGCCATGTCGAGCGGGCGCGAACAACGATGTTGCAGCGCACTGTCGCCGCGTTGCTGCGGGAGGACGTATTCGGTCTACACTCCCGTTCCTACAACTTGCAAGTAATCGGCTCAGTGTATATCACGAACTGGCACGGGCTGACGCCAGAATGGGAACCGGCTGTCCGCCAGCTGCCGGCCGCCCACTTGCAAGAAGGGATCATGTATAAATTGTTCCCCGTTGCTCCCGGCCAATGTTTGCTGATCCCGATCCGCGGCGAGTCCGCCTTCCGCCAATGCGACGTCGGCGAAGAGGTCGTTTGGATCGGCGAAGGCATCCAAACGGTGCGGGACGCCCTTTCCTTCCTTTCGTTGCTAACGCCGCTCATCAAAGCGGCCGGCGAGGAACAAGCATGGGCACAGCTGGCAAAAGAGTTGGAAAACGGTACCGCCAATTTGGCGCTTGCCTATTGGCACTTTGAGGAAACTTGCCGGATGATGCGGACGGAAGCTGACGACTTGTTTGCCTACATTGAACAGCGGCAGAGCGACCCGTCATTTTGCCCGACACTGTTTTTCGAACAGCTTTGCATTGAAGGACATCCTCTCCATCCGGGCGCCAAAACGAAACTGCCGATGTCTGCGGAGGATGTGTTTGCCTACTCGGCGGAGTTTGGCGGCGCACCGCAGCTGCCGATCGTCGCCGTCCGACGCAATTTGTGCGATTTTCGTTTTGATGGATACGAGGACCCGAACGCCTTCTTGCTCGACCGTTTCCCGTCGTTGCGCCGCCCGGTTGCGGAACGCTTTCGGCAAGCGAACAAGCAGCTGGAAGACTATGTGCTCGTACCTGTCCACCCTTGGCAATACGGGCATATCATTCCTGACGTCTACCGTGAGGAGCTGCGCGACGGCCGCCTTTGGCTGATCGAAGGGGTGACGATCCCGGCGCAGGCGACCGCCTCGTTCCGGACCGTTTTGGCGAAAGAAGCACCGTTGTATATCAAAACCGCCGTCCATAGCCAAATGACCTCGACGGTCAGGTCCATTTCCCCCCAGTCGGCCAACAACGGCGCGGCATACAGCCGGCTGTTTCGCACGATTATGGAAAGGGAAAACATATTGTCCGGCATCTTTCTTCCCGTTTGTGAAATCGGTGGCTGCTCGTTCCGCTCGGAAGACCCAAAAAAGGCACGGAACTTATCGGTCATTTATCGCGAAGGACTGGGCCGTTTCATCGGCGAAGGGGAAGTCGCCATTGCCGGCACCGCCTTATATGCCCCATCTCCATTTAGCGGCCAGACGATCATCGTGGAGATCATCGAAGCGTACGCCAGCGGGTGCGGCCGGCCATCGTCCCACGAAACGGCGCTTTCCTTTCTTCACGAGTACGCCGCCATCGCCGTCCGTGGCTTTTTGACGCTGCTTGTCAAATACGGCATCGGACTGGAAGGACATTTACAAAATACGGTTCCTGTCTTTCGACAAGGAAAACCGGTCAAATTGCTGTTTCGTGACTGGGGCGGCATCCGTCTGTACCGGCCGCGCCTCACGCGCCAAGGGCTCGAGATCGACGTCCGGCCGGACTCGATCACCGTCACCGACGATTTGCGTGAAGTGCAAAACAAAGTGTTTTATACGGTCTTTCAAAATCAGCTTGGGGAAATCATCCGGCATATCAGCCGCCGATGGGGCATCGCCGAGGAACAAGGCTGGGCGTGCGTCCGCCGCCAATGTGATGCGGTGTTTGCCGAATTGGCGAAAGACCCGAGCCTAACGTTCGCGGTAGACGAAGACCGCCAAGCTTTATACCGGCCGCTCGTCGACCATAAGGCGCTGACAAAAATGCGGCTGCAGCCAGAGGCGAAAACATATTGTTTCGTTTCCGTGCCGAATCCGCTAGCAACAAACCGATAA
- a CDS encoding MFS transporter, translating to MLLTSKKPSPSFALFWRPFRIYWGGTLPARIGEWADFIVLNWAVLQLSRSPLDLGVLNVCRLLPIFLFSWLGGVLADRLPRRQVLAASLLGMAGSTLAIAWLLHEPSSLIWLFAAVFVRSVFMAIETAVRNAYIADLVPGAALSSAISLHTAALHIGKMFGPAAAGWWLASMDGAPLLVVYSALLIAAALAVSSLEDGRPRRPAVRPAEGDKGEAIRYIRDTPLIRALLALSLIPMTFGFAYSAVTPLLVDALAKGDAGDFALLLSVSSAGALLGTAWLSFRPVEAVGKWLIVSLLAFSLSLLLWIVSFEHQLLCLAAMALAGLTGQLYRTLCRLAVQLTVPDQLRGRIMSIALMDRGFIPLGTLLLTAIAEYAGAKTAGYAMGWLCLLCVLAFWRRKELWNISTGGRTWND from the coding sequence ATGCTTCTGACATCAAAAAAACCGTCCCCTTCCTTCGCATTATTTTGGCGTCCGTTCCGGATTTATTGGGGCGGAACGCTGCCGGCGCGCATCGGGGAGTGGGCTGATTTCATCGTTTTAAACTGGGCCGTGCTGCAGCTTTCCCGCTCGCCGCTCGACCTCGGCGTTCTCAACGTTTGCCGGCTGCTGCCGATCTTTCTATTCAGTTGGCTCGGCGGAGTGCTCGCTGACCGCCTTCCGCGGCGCCAAGTGCTGGCCGCCTCCTTGCTTGGCATGGCAGGATCTACTTTGGCGATCGCCTGGCTGTTGCATGAGCCGTCCTCCCTCATTTGGCTGTTTGCCGCTGTCTTCGTCCGTTCGGTTTTTATGGCCATTGAGACGGCGGTGCGCAATGCGTATATCGCTGATCTTGTTCCAGGCGCGGCACTCTCGAGCGCCATTTCACTGCATACCGCCGCGCTTCATATCGGAAAAATGTTCGGGCCGGCGGCGGCCGGATGGTGGCTCGCTTCGATGGATGGCGCCCCGCTGCTTGTCGTCTACAGCGCGCTGCTTATTGCCGCCGCTCTTGCGGTATCGTCTTTAGAGGACGGCCGTCCCCGCCGCCCAGCTGTGCGTCCGGCGGAAGGCGACAAAGGAGAAGCCATCCGTTATATCAGGGATACCCCGCTCATCCGGGCGCTGCTCGCCCTTTCGCTCATCCCGATGACGTTCGGCTTTGCCTATTCGGCGGTCACCCCGCTTCTTGTTGACGCGTTGGCCAAAGGCGATGCCGGGGATTTCGCCTTGCTTCTTTCCGTCTCATCCGCCGGGGCATTGCTTGGTACGGCTTGGCTTTCCTTCCGGCCGGTCGAGGCGGTCGGCAAATGGCTGATCGTTTCATTGCTCGCCTTTTCTTTATCGTTGCTTCTATGGATCGTCTCGTTTGAACATCAGCTGCTTTGCCTTGCCGCCATGGCGTTGGCCGGGCTGACCGGGCAGCTGTATCGGACGCTATGCCGCCTGGCCGTCCAACTGACCGTTCCGGATCAGCTGCGCGGGCGGATCATGAGCATCGCCTTAATGGACCGCGGCTTCATCCCGCTCGGCACGCTTTTGCTTACCGCCATCGCCGAGTACGCGGGGGCAAAAACCGCCGGCTATGCGATGGGATGGCTTTGCCTTCTTTGCGTCCTTGCCTTTTGGCGGCGAAAAGAACTATGGAACATCTCCACAGGAGGACGAACATGGAACGATTGA
- a CDS encoding type III PLP-dependent enzyme codes for MERLNTVIQTIASRKTKQRSPLCAYVYDLEGLRAHTASLSAPLPPSVQLFYAVKANADEHILKTVAPHVTGFEVASGGELQKVRRLFSDAPVIFGGPGKTDEELIAALEARVALIHIESLWELQRLSWIAAERQTTARVLLRVNLRQAASGATLHMAGKPTQFGIDERHIAEAIYIALALPSVDLQGFHFHSMSNHTDEQAHLSFIETCLSFVAQAEKTYRRPFSVVNVGGGVGIHYSDPDRPFHWDWFAKELNLLLRRHASRHWTVIFELGRLITAHSGYYAAEVLDLKNNYGTYFAILRGGTHHLRLPAAWKMNHPFLIIPVNEWPYPFDRPSLFNERVTLAGELCTPNDVLARDVPCARLRVGDIVLFRCAGAYGWDISHHDFLSHPHPEFIYLEPST; via the coding sequence ATGGAACGATTGAATACTGTCATTCAAACGATCGCAAGCCGCAAGACCAAACAGCGGTCTCCGCTTTGCGCCTATGTATATGACTTGGAAGGCCTGCGCGCCCACACAGCAAGCTTATCTGCCCCGCTTCCCCCTTCCGTGCAGCTCTTTTACGCCGTGAAGGCGAACGCGGATGAGCACATCTTGAAAACGGTCGCGCCACATGTCACGGGTTTTGAAGTCGCCTCGGGCGGCGAGCTGCAAAAAGTCCGCCGCCTGTTTTCTGATGCGCCGGTCATTTTCGGTGGGCCGGGAAAAACGGATGAGGAACTTATCGCAGCGCTCGAGGCGCGCGTCGCTCTCATTCATATCGAAAGCCTTTGGGAACTGCAGCGGCTCAGCTGGATCGCCGCCGAACGGCAAACGACCGCGCGCGTGCTCTTGCGGGTCAATTTGCGGCAAGCTGCCTCAGGCGCGACACTGCATATGGCTGGAAAACCGACCCAATTTGGCATCGACGAACGGCATATCGCCGAAGCCATCTATATAGCGCTGGCGCTTCCATCTGTGGATCTGCAAGGATTTCATTTTCATTCGATGTCCAATCATACCGACGAGCAGGCCCATCTTTCTTTTATCGAAACGTGCCTGTCGTTCGTCGCGCAAGCGGAAAAAACATACAGGCGTCCGTTTTCGGTCGTTAACGTCGGAGGCGGAGTCGGCATCCATTACAGCGATCCGGATCGGCCGTTTCACTGGGATTGGTTTGCCAAAGAACTGAACCTTCTGCTGCGCCGCCACGCTTCCCGGCATTGGACCGTCATTTTTGAGCTTGGCCGTTTGATCACCGCTCATAGCGGATATTACGCTGCAGAAGTGCTCGATCTGAAAAACAATTACGGAACGTATTTTGCGATTCTCCGCGGCGGCACCCATCATCTCCGGCTGCCGGCGGCTTGGAAAATGAACCATCCGTTTCTCATTATTCCGGTCAACGAATGGCCTTACCCGTTCGACCGCCCGTCTTTGTTCAATGAACGGGTGACGTTAGCCGGCGAGTTGTGCACGCCAAACGACGTATTGGCCCGGGATGTGCCTTGCGCCCGTCTGCGCGTCGGTGACATCGTGCTGTTCCGCTGTGCCGGCGCCTACGGCTGGGACATTTCCCACCATGACTTTCTAAGCCACCCGCACCCGGAATTTATTTACCTTGAGCCATCGACATAA
- a CDS encoding RDD family protein, which yields MAVTNPAGFWKRLLANLLDAIVIGIPISVIGYLITGSMETNWFTTLANLLYALVVPAVWYGYTVGKRMIGIRIAKVNGGKVGIGTMFLRSFVGGIVYFITFGIGLIISAIMVAAREDKRSIHDFIAGTYVTTEKPTA from the coding sequence ATGGCGGTGACGAACCCGGCTGGATTTTGGAAGCGGCTGTTGGCTAACTTGTTGGACGCTATTGTGATCGGCATTCCGATTTCGGTCATCGGCTATTTGATTACGGGTAGTATGGAAACGAACTGGTTTACGACATTGGCCAACTTGCTTTACGCTTTAGTTGTTCCGGCGGTCTGGTATGGCTATACGGTCGGCAAACGGATGATTGGCATCCGGATTGCAAAAGTAAACGGCGGCAAAGTCGGCATCGGCACGATGTTTTTGCGCTCGTTCGTCGGCGGAATCGTTTATTTTATTACGTTTGGCATCGGTCTGATCATCAGTGCGATTATGGTAGCTGCAAGGGAAGACAAACGATCGATTCACGATTTTATCGCCGGCACGTATGTGACAACAGAAAAGCCGACGGCGTAA
- a CDS encoding sulfite exporter TauE/SafE family protein: protein MWELIFVFAILFVGSFIQGASGFGFGLFSMGLLPILLTFKDSTLLVLALTILISLHVAVKFRKSIRGKDLLLILSFALAGRVLSFFILNFYGETEAMQKLLGLVLMGMVIYLYMSEKNGYARSFEKPVFPMLIGLIGGMIGGIFAVGGPFFVFYFLMRYKEKESYHANLQASFVIMNSFTILLHGIHGDFTDSFVLYFLLGAVAVLAGVHAGLKWFERLPHTRIKNVASFIVFAAGMNLLIFS from the coding sequence ATGTGGGAGCTTATTTTCGTATTTGCCATTCTGTTTGTCGGCAGTTTCATTCAAGGGGCGAGCGGGTTTGGCTTCGGCTTGTTTTCTATGGGACTTTTGCCGATTTTATTAACGTTTAAGGACAGCACATTATTAGTGCTCGCTTTGACCATCCTTATATCGCTCCACGTGGCGGTCAAATTCAGAAAATCCATTCGCGGTAAAGACCTTCTTTTGATTTTGAGTTTCGCCTTAGCGGGGCGCGTGTTGTCGTTCTTTATCCTGAACTTCTACGGCGAGACAGAGGCCATGCAAAAACTGTTGGGCCTTGTGCTCATGGGGATGGTTATTTATCTTTATATGAGCGAAAAAAACGGTTATGCCCGATCATTTGAAAAGCCCGTCTTTCCTATGTTGATCGGTTTGATCGGCGGAATGATCGGGGGAATCTTCGCCGTAGGCGGTCCTTTTTTCGTCTTTTACTTTCTGATGCGCTATAAAGAAAAAGAAAGCTATCATGCCAATCTCCAAGCGTCCTTTGTCATCATGAATAGTTTTACGATCCTTTTGCATGGCATTCATGGAGACTTTACCGATTCGTTCGTTCTTTACTTTTTGCTTGGGGCCGTTGCTGTATTAGCAGGTGTACACGCAGGGCTGAAATGGTTTGAACGCCTGCCGCATACACGGATTAAAAATGTGGCTTCTTTCATTGTGTTTGCAGCGGGAATGAATTTGTTGATCTTTTCG